The Lentzea guizhouensis genome contains a region encoding:
- a CDS encoding aconitate hydratase, producing MTNSLDSFGARGTLNVGDASYEVFRLSAVEGAERLPFSLKILLENLLRTEDGANITADHVRALAGWDPAAEPNTEIQFTPARVVMQDFTGVPCVVDLATMREAVTQLGGDAEKVNPLAPAELVIDHSVIADIFGRPDAFELNVDLEYERNRERYQFLRWGQTAFDEFKVVPPGTGIVHQVNIEHLARVVMVRNGQAYPDTLVGTDSHTTMVNGIGVLGWGVGGIEAEAAMLGQPVSMLIPRVVGFKLSGELPPGATATDLVLTITEMLRKQGVVGKFVEFYGEGVSAVPLANRATIGNMSPEFGSTVGIFPIDGETIDYLRLTGRSEEQIALVEAYAKEQGLWHDPSAEPVFSETLELDLATVVPSIAGPKRPQDRIELTNAKEAFRQALGAYVAHTDSPELSGVDEAVDDTFPASDPVAIHEGENGSGTPKVFHTAAEGATGRVSNPVKVTLDGNEFELDHGAVAIAAITSCTNTSNPSVMLGAALLAKKAVERGLERKPWVKTTLAPGSKVVMDYYERAGLMPYLEKLGFHLVGYGCTTCIGNSGPLQDEISAGVQEGDLAVVSVLSGNRNFEGRINPDIKMNYLASPPLVVAYALAGSMDKDITTEPLGTDTEGKPVYLSEIWPSPAEIAEVISTSISAEGFTKGYKNVFSGDERWQSLPTPTGNTFEWDAESTYVRKPPYFEGMEMEPAPVTDIAGARVLALLGDSVTTDHISPAGSIKADSPAGKYLTEHGVERKDFNSYGSRRGNHEVMIRGTFANIRLRNLLLDDVQGGFTRNFLEADAPQTTIYDASVAYAEAGVPLVVLAGKEYGSGSSRDWAAKGTSLLGVRAVIAESYERIHRSNLIGMGVLPLQFPQGENAASLGLDGTETFDFSGVTELNEGRTPSTVHVTATKADGAKVEFDAVVRIDTPGEADYYRNGGIMQYVLRKMVRA from the coding sequence GTGACCAACAGCCTGGACAGCTTCGGCGCCCGCGGCACGCTCAACGTCGGCGACGCCTCGTACGAGGTGTTCCGGCTGAGCGCCGTGGAGGGCGCGGAGCGTCTGCCGTTCAGCTTGAAGATCCTGCTGGAGAACCTGCTGCGGACCGAGGACGGCGCGAACATCACCGCCGACCACGTGCGCGCTCTCGCCGGCTGGGACCCGGCTGCCGAGCCCAACACCGAGATCCAGTTCACGCCGGCCCGCGTCGTGATGCAGGACTTCACCGGTGTGCCCTGCGTCGTCGACCTGGCGACCATGCGCGAGGCCGTCACCCAGCTCGGCGGCGACGCCGAGAAGGTGAACCCGCTCGCGCCCGCCGAGCTCGTGATCGACCACTCGGTCATCGCCGACATCTTCGGCCGCCCGGACGCGTTCGAGCTGAACGTGGACCTGGAGTACGAGCGCAACCGCGAGCGCTACCAGTTCCTGCGCTGGGGCCAGACCGCGTTCGACGAGTTCAAGGTCGTCCCGCCCGGCACCGGCATCGTGCACCAGGTCAACATCGAGCACCTGGCGCGCGTCGTCATGGTCCGCAACGGCCAGGCGTACCCCGACACCCTGGTCGGTACCGACTCGCACACCACGATGGTCAACGGCATCGGCGTGCTGGGCTGGGGCGTCGGCGGCATCGAGGCCGAGGCCGCGATGCTCGGCCAGCCGGTCTCCATGCTGATCCCGCGCGTGGTGGGCTTCAAGCTCTCCGGTGAGCTGCCCCCCGGCGCCACCGCGACCGACCTGGTGCTCACGATCACCGAGATGCTGCGCAAGCAGGGCGTCGTCGGCAAGTTCGTCGAGTTCTACGGCGAGGGCGTCAGCGCCGTGCCGCTCGCGAACCGCGCCACCATCGGCAACATGTCGCCGGAGTTCGGCTCCACGGTCGGCATCTTCCCGATCGACGGCGAGACCATCGACTACCTGCGCCTGACCGGCCGGTCCGAGGAGCAGATCGCGCTCGTCGAGGCCTACGCCAAGGAGCAGGGCCTCTGGCACGACCCGTCGGCCGAGCCGGTGTTCTCCGAGACGCTGGAGCTGGACCTGGCGACGGTCGTCCCGTCCATCGCCGGCCCGAAGCGCCCGCAGGACCGCATCGAGCTGACCAACGCCAAGGAGGCGTTCCGCCAGGCCCTGGGCGCCTACGTCGCGCACACCGACTCCCCGGAGCTGTCCGGTGTGGACGAGGCCGTCGACGACACCTTCCCGGCCAGCGACCCGGTCGCGATCCACGAGGGCGAGAACGGCTCGGGCACGCCGAAGGTGTTCCACACCGCCGCCGAGGGCGCCACTGGCCGCGTGTCGAACCCGGTCAAGGTCACCCTCGACGGCAACGAGTTCGAGCTGGACCACGGCGCCGTCGCGATCGCCGCGATCACCTCGTGCACCAACACCTCGAACCCGTCCGTGATGCTCGGTGCGGCCCTGCTCGCGAAGAAGGCCGTCGAGCGCGGTCTCGAGCGCAAGCCGTGGGTCAAGACGACCCTGGCGCCGGGCTCGAAGGTCGTCATGGACTACTACGAGCGCGCCGGCCTCATGCCGTACCTGGAGAAGCTCGGCTTCCACCTGGTCGGCTACGGCTGCACCACCTGCATCGGCAACTCGGGCCCGCTGCAGGACGAGATCTCGGCGGGCGTGCAGGAAGGCGACCTCGCGGTCGTCTCCGTGCTGTCCGGCAACCGCAACTTCGAGGGCCGGATCAACCCGGACATCAAGATGAACTACCTCGCGTCGCCGCCGCTGGTCGTGGCGTACGCGCTGGCCGGTTCGATGGACAAGGACATCACCACCGAGCCGCTCGGCACGGACACCGAGGGCAAGCCGGTGTACCTGTCGGAGATCTGGCCGTCGCCGGCCGAGATCGCCGAGGTCATCTCGACCTCGATCTCCGCGGAGGGCTTCACCAAGGGCTACAAGAACGTGTTCTCCGGTGACGAGCGCTGGCAGTCGCTGCCCACGCCGACCGGCAACACGTTCGAGTGGGACGCCGAGTCCACCTACGTGCGCAAGCCCCCGTACTTCGAGGGCATGGAGATGGAGCCGGCTCCGGTCACCGACATCGCCGGTGCGCGGGTGTTGGCCCTGCTGGGTGACTCCGTCACCACGGACCACATCTCCCCCGCCGGTTCGATCAAGGCCGACTCGCCCGCGGGCAAGTACCTGACCGAGCACGGCGTGGAGCGCAAGGACTTCAACTCCTACGGCTCCCGCCGCGGCAACCACGAGGTGATGATCCGCGGCACGTTCGCGAACATCCGCCTGCGCAACCTGCTGCTCGACGACGTGCAGGGTGGCTTCACCCGCAACTTCCTCGAGGCCGACGCCCCGCAGACCACCATCTACGACGCGTCGGTGGCCTACGCGGAGGCCGGCGTCCCGCTGGTCGTGCTGGCCGGCAAGGAGTACGGCTCGGGCTCGTCGCGCGACTGGGCGGCCAAGGGCACCTCGCTGCTCGGCGTCCGCGCCGTCATCGCCGAGTCCTACGAGCGCATCCACCGCTCGAACCTGATCGGCATGGGCGTGCTCCCGCTGCAGTTCCCGCAGGGCGAGAACGCCGCGTCGCTGGGCCTCGACGGCACCGAGACGTTCGACTTCTCGGGCGTCACCGAGCTCAACGAGGGCCGCACGCCGTCGACGGTGCACGTGACCGCGACCAAGGCCGACGGTGCCAAGGTGGAGTTCGACGCGGTCGTCCGCATCGACACCCCCGGTGAGGCGGACTACTACCGCAACGGCGGCATCATGCAGTACGTGCTGCGCAAGATGGTCCGCGCCTAG
- a CDS encoding SIR2 family NAD-dependent protein deacylase, translated as MASDACTAARALVASAHRITVLTGAGVSTDSGIPDFRGPDGLWTRDADAGRGATFSTYLADAEVRRETWRSRLDHPVWTAKPNAAHRALVELERSGRLRTVVTQNIDGLHQKAGSDPHRVLELHGTLHATVCLDCGATGPMRDALKRVAEGEDEPACVRCGGILKSATISFGQELDGEVLRRARLAALDCDLLLVAGTSLSVQPAAGLVALAAKAGAQVVICNNEPTPYDSLAAVVVHEPVGEVLPDLSSVPPSGGGRFSSWGDPSTWS; from the coding sequence ATGGCCTCCGACGCGTGCACAGCGGCACGGGCGCTGGTCGCGTCCGCCCACCGGATCACGGTGCTGACCGGCGCCGGGGTCTCCACCGACTCGGGCATTCCCGACTTCCGCGGCCCGGACGGCCTGTGGACGCGCGACGCGGATGCCGGACGTGGTGCCACCTTCTCCACCTACCTCGCCGACGCCGAGGTGCGCAGGGAGACCTGGCGGTCCCGGCTCGACCATCCCGTGTGGACGGCCAAGCCGAACGCGGCGCACCGGGCGCTGGTGGAACTGGAACGGTCCGGGCGGTTGCGCACCGTGGTCACGCAGAACATCGACGGCCTGCACCAGAAAGCCGGCTCCGACCCGCACCGGGTGCTGGAGCTGCACGGCACGCTGCACGCGACGGTCTGCCTGGACTGCGGCGCGACCGGTCCGATGCGCGATGCGTTGAAGCGCGTGGCCGAGGGCGAGGACGAACCGGCCTGCGTGCGCTGCGGCGGGATCCTCAAGTCCGCCACGATCTCGTTCGGCCAGGAGCTCGACGGCGAGGTGCTGCGCCGGGCCCGGCTGGCGGCGTTGGACTGCGACCTGCTGCTGGTGGCGGGCACGTCGTTGTCCGTGCAGCCCGCGGCAGGTCTCGTGGCGCTCGCGGCGAAGGCCGGCGCTCAGGTCGTCATCTGCAACAACGAGCCGACGCCGTACGACTCTCTCGCGGCTGTCGTCGTGCACGAACCGGTCGGCGAGGTGTTGCCCGACCTCAGCTCCGTTCCCCCATCCGGGGGAGGCCGATTTTCGTCCTGGGGAGATCCGAGCACCTGGTCGTAG
- a CDS encoding FAD-dependent monooxygenase, whose amino-acid sequence MDTQVLIVGAGPTGLTLALDLARRGVPFRIVDASPAPFAGSRGKGLQPRSMEVFHDLGVIDEVLDSGRFHLKLRACRGREVLREWDVHEDRHPAVDRPYASTMIIPQFRVEQILREALPQPVEHGTPLTAFTQDDTGVTATVGGRTVRAAYLVGCDGGKSFVRKELGVPFRGETHEDMRMLIGDVRVSGLDRDHWYQWGGRPDQWLALCPLPGTDLFQFQSTGDGEPSLELYRRIVRERTGLDDVVLHDATWMSLYRTNIRMADRFRAGRVFLAGDAAHVHSPAGAQGMNTGIQDAYNLGWKLGMETLLDTYEAERKPVAEWLLGMTTAIMRSGKLFENRGDETLQLSLSYRTEEGPGLRAGDRMPDGVTDQGRIFDLLRGPDFVTLDLGDDPVLVRPDGYVAAIGRSAIDAYFGAAPVTQLHHRRVAARAAA is encoded by the coding sequence ATGGACACTCAGGTTCTGATCGTCGGGGCCGGCCCGACCGGCCTCACCCTCGCGCTCGACCTCGCCCGCCGCGGCGTGCCGTTCCGCATCGTCGACGCCTCACCGGCGCCGTTCGCGGGCTCGCGCGGCAAGGGCCTGCAGCCCCGGTCGATGGAGGTCTTCCACGACCTGGGCGTCATCGACGAGGTGCTCGACTCCGGCCGGTTCCACCTGAAGCTGCGCGCTTGCCGTGGCCGCGAGGTGCTGCGCGAGTGGGACGTGCACGAGGACCGCCACCCCGCGGTCGACCGCCCGTACGCGAGCACGATGATCATCCCGCAGTTCCGGGTCGAGCAGATCCTGCGCGAGGCCCTCCCCCAGCCCGTCGAGCACGGCACGCCGTTGACGGCGTTCACCCAGGACGACACCGGGGTGACGGCCACGGTCGGCGGCCGGACCGTCCGGGCGGCGTACCTCGTCGGGTGTGACGGCGGGAAGTCGTTCGTGCGCAAGGAGCTCGGCGTGCCGTTCCGCGGCGAGACGCACGAGGACATGCGGATGCTGATCGGTGACGTCCGGGTGTCCGGGCTCGACCGCGACCACTGGTACCAGTGGGGCGGCCGTCCCGACCAGTGGCTCGCGTTGTGCCCGTTGCCCGGCACCGACCTCTTCCAGTTCCAGTCCACCGGGGACGGCGAACCGTCGCTGGAGCTGTACCGGCGGATCGTCCGCGAACGCACCGGGCTCGACGACGTGGTCCTGCACGACGCGACGTGGATGTCGTTGTACCGCACCAACATCCGGATGGCCGACCGGTTCCGCGCCGGCCGGGTGTTCCTCGCCGGCGACGCCGCGCACGTGCACTCCCCCGCCGGTGCGCAGGGCATGAACACCGGCATCCAGGACGCGTACAACCTGGGCTGGAAGCTCGGGATGGAGACGTTGCTCGACACCTACGAGGCCGAGCGCAAGCCCGTCGCGGAGTGGCTGCTCGGCATGACGACCGCGATCATGAGGTCCGGCAAGCTGTTCGAGAACCGCGGCGACGAGACCCTGCAGCTGTCGTTGTCCTACCGGACCGAGGAGGGACCGGGGCTGCGTGCGGGTGACCGGATGCCGGACGGGGTCACCGACCAGGGCCGGATCTTCGACCTGCTGCGCGGTCCCGACTTCGTGACGCTCGACCTCGGCGACGACCCGGTGCTGGTGCGCCCGGACGGGTACGTGGCCGCGATCGGCCGGTCAGCGATCGACGCCTACTTCGGCGCGGCACCGGTCACGCAGCTGCACCACCGCCGGGTCGCTGCTCGGGCAGCCGCGTAG
- a CDS encoding ATP-binding cassette domain-containing protein, translating into MLLDQVSKRYGRGPWVLRDLTLEVSELTVLTGANGTGKSTLLKIAAGVLRPTTGRVVRPASVGYVPERFPSDVKMSASSYLAHLGRIRSAAATDVLERLGFIGSLTAPMSELSKGNAQKVALAQAFLASDVLVLDEPWSGLDPAASAELVTLLQGRVALVSDHEGHLAEATRVDLAGGHVTIELSRVVGLDALEALEGVQSVLSRGTSARVVVAPDRSDSVLAEALRLGCSVRSVR; encoded by the coding sequence GTGCTCCTCGATCAGGTCTCCAAGCGGTACGGGCGCGGGCCCTGGGTGCTGCGCGACCTCACGCTGGAAGTGTCCGAGCTGACGGTGCTGACCGGCGCGAACGGCACCGGCAAGTCGACGTTGCTCAAGATCGCGGCCGGCGTGCTGCGACCGACGACCGGGCGGGTCGTGCGGCCCGCGTCGGTGGGGTACGTGCCGGAGCGGTTCCCCTCGGACGTCAAGATGTCCGCTTCGTCCTACCTGGCGCACCTGGGGCGGATCCGGTCCGCCGCGGCGACCGACGTGCTGGAGCGGCTGGGGTTCATCGGCTCGCTGACCGCGCCGATGTCCGAGCTGTCGAAGGGCAACGCGCAAAAGGTCGCGCTGGCACAGGCTTTCCTCGCCTCCGACGTGCTGGTGCTCGACGAGCCGTGGAGCGGTCTGGACCCGGCGGCGTCGGCGGAGCTGGTGACGTTGCTACAGGGGCGGGTGGCGCTGGTGTCCGACCACGAGGGTCACCTCGCGGAGGCGACGCGGGTGGACCTCGCCGGCGGGCACGTGACCATCGAGCTCAGCCGGGTCGTGGGGCTGGATGCGTTGGAGGCGCTGGAAGGCGTGCAGTCGGTGCTGTCGCGCGGGACGTCGGCGCGGGTCGTCGTGGCGCCCGACCGCAGCGACTCGGTGCTGGCGGAGGCCCTGCGGCTGGGCTGCTCGGTGCGGAGCGTACGATGA
- a CDS encoding AfsR/SARP family transcriptional regulator, with translation MRVNVLGPLVVLGDDGPVEVRGKRLRWLLIRLAMEPGQVVSADRLVADLWPDEPPVDGVAALQSLVSRLRRSAGAAVVSSHPRGYRLEASTDVEEFTRTRDASLWRGAAFEDAPFAVDEAVRLALLRDDLAGLEALAAAHPLRENVAARLMLALHAAGRRSDALAVFERVRGALAETLGVDPGEALAAAHLSVLRERVVRGNLPAAVGSFVGRSADLASLGELLAANRLVTLTGFGGVGKTRLALAHAASCASAWFVELDSTAEPVAALDAALGPNPLAIPVFDRLGTSLVVLDNCEHVVDWRRRGSRWGCWEKWFFRWRRWTSSTPCGCSPLVSVRRWIRTWFGGFVLRWKGFRWPWSWRRPVRGRCRRSSWRRGCRAGCGCSTAGAHRTARHRTMRAVIDWSWELLGRLNGSCWRLAVFVGGATAAAVHAVCSAVPAVPAVPAPALATAAPAGGLAGDPAGGPAGGLTGGLANGPAGSRRGTPELGTPAFHRTHDPRQDQERDLWETEDLLSALVEKSLVVRSGERYRLLETVREYALEQGQADPAAHARHYISLAEHTEPLFRGPRQLEALEVFDAERGNLDAALAWAVQHDQALARRMMAARTWHWLVMTKRFAEIGRWAPLVPGDALSEVLMSLGTPQAVRAAERLWQEDVPTAVCALVLTNGQVWGDVELGGRMTALADRLASSDDEWMRAFSALIRGVVAGEFSEGAAPAAERAYTEALRGFRAVGDRWAVVFGLSCLVMVLINRGAFAEGFRAVSEARQVAAELGDPESVLVPMSVLVQTARLKVRTGDLAGAREDLAQVHPVHDLDQGRVAQAYGEVAYFSGDFEEAVRLYQRALDATVDSQAFQFRASVHAALGLALTRLGHLDQAGEQHARALETVEKSADGPARAGVLELYAGWVLTQGDPARAAAALDEAERLRGCPSSDPAVVQLRDRCRAEVGVDR, from the coding sequence ATGCGCGTGAACGTGCTGGGACCGCTCGTCGTCCTGGGTGACGACGGGCCCGTCGAGGTGCGCGGAAAACGGTTGCGGTGGCTGCTGATCCGGCTCGCGATGGAGCCGGGACAGGTGGTCTCCGCCGACCGGTTGGTCGCGGACCTGTGGCCGGACGAGCCGCCGGTCGACGGGGTGGCCGCGCTGCAGTCGCTGGTGTCGCGGTTGCGGCGTTCCGCCGGTGCGGCGGTGGTGTCGTCACATCCGCGGGGCTACCGGCTGGAGGCGTCGACGGACGTCGAGGAGTTCACCCGGACCCGGGACGCGTCGCTGTGGCGCGGTGCGGCGTTCGAGGACGCGCCGTTCGCGGTCGACGAGGCGGTGCGGCTGGCGTTGCTGCGCGACGACCTGGCCGGGTTGGAGGCGCTGGCGGCCGCGCACCCGTTGCGGGAGAACGTGGCGGCGCGGTTGATGCTGGCCCTGCACGCGGCCGGGCGGCGGTCGGACGCGCTGGCGGTCTTCGAACGGGTGCGGGGCGCGCTGGCGGAGACCCTGGGAGTCGATCCGGGCGAGGCACTGGCTGCCGCACACCTCTCGGTGCTGCGGGAACGAGTCGTGCGCGGAAACCTGCCGGCTGCGGTGGGGTCGTTCGTGGGGCGTTCCGCGGACCTGGCGTCGCTGGGCGAGTTGCTGGCCGCGAACCGGTTGGTGACGCTGACCGGATTCGGCGGGGTGGGCAAGACGCGGCTCGCGCTGGCGCACGCGGCTTCCTGCGCGTCCGCCTGGTTCGTCGAGCTGGACTCGACGGCGGAACCCGTGGCCGCGTTGGACGCCGCGCTGGGGCCGAACCCGTTGGCGATACCGGTGTTCGACCGGCTGGGCACGTCGCTGGTGGTGCTGGACAACTGCGAGCACGTGGTGGACTGGCGACGTCGCGGGAGCCGTTGGGGGTGCTGGGAGAAGTGGTTCTTCCGGTGGCGCCGCTGGACGTCGAGCACGCCGTGCGGTTGTTCTCCGCTCGTGTCGGTACGGCGATGGATCCGGACGTGGTTCGGCGGGTTTGTGTTGCGCTGGAAGGGATTCCGCTGGCCGTGGAGCTGGCGGCGGCCCGTGCGCGGTCGCTGTCGCCGCAGCAGCTGGAGGCGCGGGTGCAGAGCCGGTTGCGGCTGCTCGACCGCGGGCGCGCACCGGACCGCGCGGCACCGGACGATGCGGGCGGTGATCGACTGGAGCTGGGAGCTGCTGGGGCGGCTGAACGGGAGCTGCTGGCGGCTGGCGGTGTTCGTGGGCGGGGCGACGGCTGCGGCGGTGCACGCGGTGTGCTCGGCGGTCCCGGCGGTCCCGGCGGTCCCGGCTCCGGCTCTGGCGACGGCGGCTCCGGCAGGTGGCTTGGCAGGCGACCCGGCAGGTGGCCCGGCAGGTGGCCTAACAGGTGGCCTGGCAAATGGCCCGGCAGGCTCGCGCAGGGGTACCCCCGAGCTGGGAACCCCTGCGTTTCACCGTACTCACGACCCCCGACAAGATCAGGAACGCGACCTCTGGGAGACCGAGGACCTGCTCTCGGCGCTGGTCGAGAAGTCGTTGGTCGTGCGGTCCGGTGAGCGCTACCGCCTCCTGGAGACCGTCCGCGAGTACGCCCTCGAACAGGGCCAGGCGGACCCGGCGGCCCACGCCCGCCACTACATCAGCCTCGCCGAACACACCGAGCCGTTGTTCCGCGGCCCCCGCCAGCTCGAAGCCCTGGAGGTGTTCGACGCGGAACGAGGCAACCTCGACGCCGCCCTCGCCTGGGCGGTCCAGCACGACCAGGCCCTCGCCCGGCGGATGATGGCCGCCCGCACCTGGCACTGGCTGGTGATGACCAAGCGCTTCGCGGAGATCGGCCGGTGGGCCCCGCTGGTGCCCGGTGACGCGTTGTCCGAGGTGCTGATGTCGCTGGGCACACCGCAGGCCGTGCGGGCGGCGGAGCGGTTGTGGCAGGAGGACGTGCCGACGGCGGTGTGCGCGTTGGTGCTGACCAACGGGCAGGTCTGGGGCGATGTCGAGCTGGGCGGCCGGATGACGGCGCTCGCGGACCGGCTGGCGAGCTCGGACGACGAGTGGATGCGGGCGTTCTCGGCGCTCATCCGCGGGGTCGTCGCGGGGGAGTTCAGCGAAGGAGCGGCGCCGGCGGCGGAGCGGGCTTACACGGAGGCGTTGCGGGGGTTCCGGGCGGTGGGGGACCGGTGGGCGGTCGTGTTCGGGTTGTCGTGCCTGGTCATGGTGCTGATCAACCGGGGCGCGTTCGCCGAGGGCTTCCGCGCGGTGTCGGAGGCGCGGCAGGTGGCGGCGGAGCTCGGCGACCCGGAGAGCGTGCTGGTGCCGATGTCGGTGCTGGTGCAGACGGCGCGGCTGAAGGTGCGGACCGGTGACCTGGCCGGGGCGCGCGAGGACCTGGCGCAGGTGCACCCGGTGCACGACCTCGACCAGGGGCGGGTCGCGCAGGCCTACGGCGAGGTGGCGTACTTCAGCGGCGACTTCGAGGAGGCCGTGCGGTTGTACCAGCGGGCGTTGGACGCCACGGTGGACTCGCAGGCGTTCCAGTTCCGCGCCTCGGTGCATGCCGCGCTCGGGCTCGCGCTGACCCGTCTGGGGCACCTGGACCAGGCGGGGGAGCAGCACGCGCGGGCGCTCGAGACCGTCGAGAAGAGCGCCGACGGGCCGGCGCGGGCCGGTGTGCTGGAGCTCTACGCGGGGTGGGTGCTGACCCAGGGCGACCCGGCGCGCGCCGCGGCCGCCCTGGACGAGGCGGAACGGCTACGCGGCTGCCCGAGCAGCGACCCGGCGGTGGTGCAGCTGCGTGACCGGTGCCGCGCCGAAGTAGGCGTCGATCGCTGA
- a CDS encoding AIPR family protein, which yields MSSDVSVSTSSDITVQVRQVENGLRKLYLDPDYLDVSDLVGRPEEERQPRLLSRALAAQAVRIVTGFSAREAAAAVIDGVGDQGIDAIAVVDGSKPHVYVVQAKWSKTGRASSDRSAVMELLAGLRLIDDEEFAAFNPRGRGLAEVAKTLMSSGPVPVTQVVVLMRADEVTEGFQQALVDGEREFNRHGDVLGHRLILSAEVWQSVRNDLAPKPVDLEAELFPWFSVPEPYESYQGVVLAEQVADWVAHGTNLFHLNIRNPLGRTPINNELIETLANEPAHFWYFNNGITILCESVEKTHGSVRSPHSRPVALTLRNASVVNGAQTVRSVAEAVNADEGAGDAQIGVRIIVTGTALKFANKITQTTNRQNRVEARDFIALDSVQGSILEDMRAELGLEYSVRRGELEPHPDTGCSVVEAACALACAHPNSQYAARIATTLEVLWERGSQGIYDTLFRPQPTAYLIWNAVRILREVRRCLHVLRSEYEGRGAALFEHGTYLVAHLVFRKLDTEAINEPDPRHEWYTNAQTQIDEIVKVLVPEIIATIDRLYSDRSQIRAVCADIVRSHAIVDEVLHGAAGTAASASATKYRRERAGRKRRRPNAVSVLIDRAAIEEGEALRLTTAYPVEVEALKDWLAEDPKRGRATWIPHRSKPILWAADGKQYSPSGLISHMWEQAQWENRPVANQGTTRWVTGSGESLADLAWRVLRDLEESDDSEDGDT from the coding sequence TTGAGCTCTGACGTCAGCGTGTCCACTTCCTCAGACATAACCGTGCAGGTTCGTCAGGTCGAAAACGGCTTGCGCAAGCTGTACCTCGATCCCGACTACCTCGACGTCAGCGACCTCGTCGGGCGTCCCGAGGAGGAGCGCCAGCCTCGACTTCTTTCACGAGCGCTCGCGGCTCAAGCTGTACGGATCGTCACCGGCTTCAGCGCCAGAGAGGCTGCGGCTGCAGTCATCGACGGCGTGGGTGATCAAGGCATTGATGCAATAGCCGTGGTGGACGGCTCCAAACCGCACGTCTACGTGGTGCAAGCGAAGTGGAGCAAAACTGGTCGAGCTTCATCGGACCGTTCGGCTGTGATGGAGTTGCTTGCTGGGCTTCGCTTGATCGACGACGAGGAGTTCGCTGCCTTCAACCCACGAGGTCGTGGATTGGCTGAAGTCGCGAAGACCTTGATGTCCAGTGGTCCCGTTCCCGTGACTCAGGTCGTCGTTCTCATGCGCGCTGACGAGGTCACCGAAGGCTTCCAGCAGGCGCTGGTCGATGGAGAGCGAGAATTCAACCGCCACGGCGACGTTCTTGGTCACCGCCTCATCCTGTCGGCCGAAGTGTGGCAGTCGGTCCGCAACGATCTCGCGCCCAAGCCGGTCGACCTCGAGGCTGAGCTTTTCCCCTGGTTCTCAGTGCCTGAACCCTACGAGTCATATCAAGGTGTGGTCCTGGCCGAGCAGGTCGCAGATTGGGTCGCACACGGCACCAACCTGTTCCACCTTAACATTCGGAACCCGCTCGGCCGTACGCCGATCAACAACGAGCTGATCGAAACGCTCGCGAACGAGCCAGCGCACTTTTGGTACTTCAACAACGGAATCACCATATTGTGCGAATCTGTCGAGAAGACCCATGGTTCAGTGCGATCACCGCACAGTCGACCAGTGGCACTGACCTTGCGGAACGCCAGTGTGGTGAACGGCGCTCAGACCGTACGCTCTGTGGCTGAAGCTGTGAACGCAGACGAAGGTGCAGGCGATGCTCAGATCGGCGTTCGCATCATCGTGACCGGCACAGCTCTGAAATTCGCGAACAAGATCACGCAGACGACCAACCGGCAGAATCGCGTAGAGGCACGAGACTTCATCGCTCTCGACTCCGTGCAAGGCTCGATATTGGAGGACATGCGAGCCGAACTCGGCCTGGAGTACAGCGTCCGACGAGGCGAGCTGGAACCGCATCCCGACACAGGTTGCTCTGTGGTGGAGGCGGCGTGCGCGCTGGCGTGCGCTCATCCCAATAGTCAGTACGCGGCACGGATCGCTACAACTCTCGAGGTGCTTTGGGAGCGCGGTTCTCAGGGAATCTACGACACGCTCTTCCGTCCCCAGCCGACTGCCTACTTGATCTGGAACGCTGTTCGCATTCTTCGGGAGGTCAGGAGGTGCCTGCACGTTCTCCGATCCGAGTATGAGGGCCGAGGGGCCGCACTGTTCGAGCACGGCACCTATCTCGTAGCTCACCTGGTCTTCCGCAAGCTCGACACCGAAGCGATCAACGAGCCAGATCCTAGGCACGAGTGGTACACCAACGCACAGACCCAGATCGACGAAATCGTCAAGGTTCTCGTACCTGAGATCATCGCGACCATCGACCGCCTCTACAGCGATCGATCACAGATTCGAGCCGTCTGCGCGGACATCGTTCGTTCTCACGCGATAGTCGACGAGGTGCTGCACGGCGCCGCTGGCACGGCTGCTTCGGCTTCCGCCACCAAGTACCGTCGCGAACGTGCGGGCCGCAAGCGTCGTCGCCCCAATGCCGTGTCCGTGCTCATCGACCGGGCGGCCATCGAAGAGGGTGAGGCCCTTCGCCTCACTACCGCGTACCCGGTCGAGGTCGAAGCACTCAAGGATTGGCTTGCGGAAGATCCCAAGCGAGGCCGAGCGACCTGGATCCCTCATCGCAGCAAGCCGATCCTCTGGGCAGCCGATGGTAAGCAATACTCTCCTTCCGGCTTGATCTCCCACATGTGGGAGCAGGCGCAATGGGAAAACCGACCTGTCGCTAATCAGGGCACCACTCGATGGGTCACTGGATCCGGTGAGTCACTCGCGGACCTGGCTTGGCGCGTTCTCCGCGATCTCGAGGAGTCCGACGACAGTGAGGACGGCGACACGTAA